The following DNA comes from Actinomycetes bacterium.
GGCGGCGGCTTCGGGAACGTTTCCGCGGGCTACACGTACCTCGGCCAGTTCTTCGACCACGACCTCACGTTCGACCGCACGACGGTCGCGCTCGGCGAGAACGTCCCGCTCGCTCAGCTGCTGCAGGCGCGCTCGCCGAGCCTCGACCTCGACTCGCTGTACGGCGCCGGCCCGTCGGACCCGGAGTCGGCCAGGTTCTACAAGGACGACCGCCACCTCAAGATGGGCAAGACCGTGGCGATCGATCCCGATCCCGCGCACGCCGGCCATGACCTGCCGCGCGGCGCCGGGACGACGCAGAAGCAGAAGCGCAAGGCCGTCATCCCCGACCCGCGCAACGACGAGAACCTCGCCGTGGCCCAGACGCACACCGCGTTCATCCGCTTCCACAACCGGCTGGTCGACACGCTGCCGGCGTCGACGGCCGCGGCCCAGCGCTTCACCCGCGCCCGCGAGCTGGCGGTCAAGCACTACCAGTGGATGATCTGGCACGACTACCTGCCGCGGATCATGGCGAAGAGCGTGCTCAACAGCGTGATGTCCGGCGGGCGCAAGCTGGTCGAGCCGTCGGCCGACCCCACGGACATGCCGGCCATGCCGGTCGAGTTCTCGGTCGCCGCGTTCCGCCTCGGCCACAGCATGATCCGCCGGTCGTACAACTGGAACGCGCGCTTCCCGGACGGCCAGGGCACGTTGGACTTCCTCTTCATCTTCTCGGGCACCGGCGGTGACCTGCTCGGCGGGCTGCGGCTGCCGAGCAACTGGATCGCGGACTGGCGACGGATGTACGACCTCGCCGGTGAGACGGGGCGGGCCGACCTCGCGGCACCCGGTGGGCTGAACAAGGCGATGCGGATCGACTCGGCGCTGGTCAACCCGCTGGCCAACCTGCCGACCGGATCGTTCGGCGGGCCGGTGGTGCCCTTCGGCGACCCGATCGCCAACCTGGCCTTCCGCAACCTGACCCGGGCCAAGATGCTGCGCCTGGCCAGCGGGCAGCAGATGGCCGCCCTGCTGCGGCAGCGCGGGGTGCCGGTGACCACGCTGACGAGGGCCCAGCTGCGCACCGGCAGCAACGGGGCCTCGCTCGACGGCCTGACCGCGACCCAGCGCGACTCCGTGCTGGCCAAGACCCCGCTGTGGTTCTACGTGCTGCGCGAAGCCGAAATGAACGGCGGCAAGCTCAAGGGCGTCGGTGCCCGGATCGTCGCCGAGACGGTGCACCGCGCGATGGAGGGCAGCCGGTTCTCGATCG
Coding sequences within:
- a CDS encoding peroxidase family protein, producing GGGFGNVSAGYTYLGQFFDHDLTFDRTTVALGENVPLAQLLQARSPSLDLDSLYGAGPSDPESARFYKDDRHLKMGKTVAIDPDPAHAGHDLPRGAGTTQKQKRKAVIPDPRNDENLAVAQTHTAFIRFHNRLVDTLPASTAAAQRFTRARELAVKHYQWMIWHDYLPRIMAKSVLNSVMSGGRKLVEPSADPTDMPAMPVEFSVAAFRLGHSMIRRSYNWNARFPDGQGTLDFLFIFSGTGGDLLGGLRLPSNWIADWRRMYDLAGETGRADLAAPGGLNKAMRIDSALVNPLANLPTGSFGGPVVPFGDPIANLAFRNLTRAKMLRLASGQQMAALLRQRGVPVTTLTRAQLRTGSNGASLDGLTATQRDSVLAKTPLWFYVLREAEMNGGKLKGVGARIVAETVHRAMEGSRFSIVRDEAFRPTLGPDSTTFRMSDLLMFAFDRKKALLAPLT